The following are encoded together in the Montipora foliosa isolate CH-2021 chromosome 12, ASM3666993v2, whole genome shotgun sequence genome:
- the LOC137980692 gene encoding uncharacterized protein: protein MTEKLEEKMLSEDLKQKLLNKERELLDAENRIISLENENTLPREKLTAFYTGFPKYDTFVATYEFLNPGVEGENIRYCSPSERGIPDAFYDQLEGDDLETEQRNDKQGRRRKLKPIEEFFMVMCRLRRGFALQHLSHLFGVATSTVSRIFTAGVNFMYLKFAQINIWPSREAVTKTMPEVFKDKYLSTRVIIDCTEIKCEMPSSLLLNTELFSSYKNHTTLKGLIGIAPNGAVTFMSQLYTGSISDREIVIRSGFLAQEFSEGDSVMADKGFTIQDLLPLGTSLDIPPFLGQFEQMSPENVIRTQQIASVRVHVERAINRIKNYRIWSGVIPLAKFVWTGQSNVEYLFFFK from the coding sequence ATGACTGAAAAATTGGAAGAAAAGATGCTATCTGAAGACCTTAAGCAGAAACTTTTAAATAAGGAAAGAGAGCTTCTCGATGCGGAAAACCGAATAATTTCACTAGAAAACGAAAACACTCTGCCTCGTGAGAAATTAACGGCTTTCTACACAGGTTTTCCCAAGTATGATACTTTTGTAGCCACTTATGAATTTCTAAACCCAGGCGTTGAAGGGGAAAACATCAGATACTGCTCTCCTTCTGAACGCGGTATACCAGATGCATTCTACGATCAGTTGGAAGGAGACGACTTAGAAACAGAGCAACGGAACGACAAACAGGGGAGACGAAGAAAGCTCAAACCTATTGAGGAATTTTTCATGGTAATGTGCCGCCTGCGAAGAGGGTTTGCTTTGCAGCATCTTTCACATTTATTTGGAGTTGCAACATCAACTGTCAGCCGAATCTTTACTGCTGGGGTTAATTTTATGTACCTGAAGTTTGCTCAGATAAACATCTGGCCATCTCGTGAGGCTGTTACAAAAACTATGCCAGAAGTATTCAAGGACAAGTATCTTTCCACGCGTGTTATTATAGACTGTACTGAAATAAAATGCGAAATGCCCAGTAGTCTCCTATTAAACACAGAACTATTTAGTTCTTATAAAAATCATACGACACTTAAAGGGTTGATTGGAATCGCACCCAATGGTGCAGTAACCTTTATGAGCCAGTTATATACAGGCAGCATCTCGGATAGAGAAATTGTCATCCGCAGTGGTTTTCTGGCACAAGAATTCAGTGAAGGAGACTCTGTCATGGCAGACAAGGGCTTTACTATTCAGGATCTCTTGCCCTTGGGAACAAGCCTAGACATCCCTCCATTTCTTGGACAATTTGAGCAGATGAGTCCTGAGAATGTTATAAGAACTCAACAAATTGCCAGTGTACGAGTTCACGTTGAACGAGCTATAAACAGGATTAAGAACTACAGAATTTGGAGTGGAGTTATTCCTCTAGCTAAGTTTGTTTGGACTGGTCAATCAAATGTGGAgtatttgttcttttttaagtaA